A region of Huiozyma naganishii CBS 8797 chromosome 12, complete genome DNA encodes the following proteins:
- the NTF2 gene encoding Ran GTPase-binding protein NTF2 (similar to Saccharomyces cerevisiae NTF2 (YER009W); ancestral locus Anc_7.155) yields MSMDFNALAQQFTEFYYNQFDSDRSQLGNLYRDESMLTFETTQLQGTKAIVEKLTSLPFQRVSHRITTLDAQPASANGDVLVMITGDLLIDEEQNAQRFSQVFHLIPDGNSYYVFNDIFRLNYSS; encoded by the coding sequence ATGTCTATGGATTTCAATGCACTAGCCCAACAATTCACCGAATTCTACTACAACCAGTTCGATTCGGACAGAAGCCAGCTGGGGAACTTGTACAGAGATGAGTCCATGCTAACTTTTGAAACGACCCAGCTACAAGGTACCAAGGCGATTGTTGAGAAATTGACCTCTTTGCCCTTCCAAAGAGTCTCGCACAGAATCACAACGCTGGATGCTCAGCCAGCATCCGCGAACGGCGATGTCCTTGTCATGATCACCGGTGATCTTTTGATTGACGAGGAACAGAACGCTCAACGGTTTTCCCAAGTGTTCCACTTGATCCCAGATGGTAACTCGTACTACGTTTTCAACGATATCTTCCGTTTGAACTACTCTTCCTGA